The genomic interval GTGCGGGGCTTGGCTGGGCGCACACGTGCAACATTTTATTGCAGTTGGCATTGCCAGGCGCTGCATAAAGttcatgccacatgccgccgccgcagccacCCGCAGCCGAGACACGAGCCTGCGCGTGTAACTGGGTCAATTACAGGCTGCCATTGTCGCGCGACTTATAAGGCGAGATACATAaatacgtacacacacacacacacacacacacacgtgcatatccatttgtgtatgtgtgtgtgtgtccgtttTTGTGTCTGCCAAAATTGTgaaataataaattcaatttcacaaatatatgtttaaaagAAACTACGCAAaccagaagcagcaacagccgcagcagcaacaacagttaaTAAGTAAGAGTGCTCCGGTCGAGCATGCCCGACTTCGATATGCCCTGCAcgcaacatatatattttccactATAACATATTCCTGCATAACATACGTATTTggtatgtgtatacatatgtaataatATATCTTTTTAGCCAATGAGGTGTCTCATTACAATATTTAAGATATGCTTAGCAAAGATTGTATAGAGCGAGAATACTTGGTGTCTCTTTAtaatagatatagatacatacaataaatatgccaagcatcgatatatatatcgattttgtAGCACAGCGAGAGTCAGTTTTCATATTATAAGTTTATCTATAaggtttctttttattatttccaaAACATACTCAATATGAGCATATACAGATTTTTGGTTCTatcattaatttattaaacattctttaatttgttataCAATATCCAGATTATGTTGAAcaagaacatatatacatacatatatctgagACATACACGTGAACAACAGCAATATACCCGTTTGCTCACACATAACCCCTGTGTACAGAGTATACAAAACGCGTTCAAAATTGATTGTGAAATTCTAGGAACTGTTGTCGCCAActgcgctgccagcgtcgctgccggcgtcgctgcctgctgctgtgccAGCGTTGCGGTAGTTAAATTTTACGCTACATTTGGGTAAccgcatcaacaacaacacagctGTGTGTTCGCTAAAATAAGCTGAAACGATCTGCGTATTCGCCCATTCCCCTCGCCCCCCGTTTTCGGCCACTTCTCATCAACGACTTGTCCTGCGCCTGCGCCGCCTCCTTCCAGGGCCGGCTTaacgtttgttgttgttgttgttgttgttgttgttatggcgACAGCAACTGCGacgaaatttttatttatgtgcaaaCGCTCTTTGTATACTCTTACGTGTTGTCTAACAACTATGACGTTAAGCTTAGACAGCAATGCCCAGAGATTTGTTTTGCAAGCCAagttctatttatttaattggttCTTAAGAATAAGTTAGATAGATAGAAATTGATTTGCGGATATCATTTAAATTCTTAGAATATTAGTATGTCCAGacaaataacatatataaatttaggGCTTATTCCAAATAATTTCCAAACTTTCAATTACTATTTTTTGAGGAAGAGTATAAAAAATTCTGCCGGCAAGTTTAAAGTATAaatttgagttttattttgttgttttatgttttttcttatttatttatgttttcacTCCATTTTTAAGGTGTGTGCaggttttaatttttaatttggaaGTGCTTTATCTGCTGTCAGACCCGACTGGGTCTCTGTCTCTCCCTCCCCCtatctctttcgctctctatCTTTTTCGCTTTTATTCCCTGTTTCAGTCCATGGCAAAGCCTTTCTTCATccaaaatatacatttgtgaattaatttgttttttgcttaatttacATGTATCAAGATCGTTAAAAACGAAATAAGACCAAATTACAATCGAGCAATGAAAtcagtttagttttatatctAGATATTTTCTGGGTCACAATATTTAAAAGccaaacatatatttaagaatattttattacaaCATGCAAAGTTTTCTCCATtctttatttcaaaaaaatttccctaaaaaatcgaataaaaaaatatagtttTAAAGCGAATCTAACAAAATACTGCACAAAATGCATGATATTTATCCAAACATTTTCGAATAAtccaattaattatttaaattaattaattaaattaatatagaaaatgcataaaatcGAAACATAGACGATTTTGGATCTAAAAGAGCTACTCCCAAAAGTATACTATATAAGGatgtgaaattaaatttttgaaatgaaaatgggaacaatttgaaaattcttaaattaaaatgtatactGTAACTTTTAGCATAAGTCTTATGTATAACGATTTCTTTGATTGAATTCAAACGAGTTCTATTTAAATATCATCTGCtcataatatatttgcatttgtgtaCACAACTCCCGGCTTCGATTCGGCTTTTCTTATTTTGGGATCAGCCCGGTTTTCGGGGGTCTCTGTGTCTGTCTCCGAGTGTCTCTGTCAGCGTCGATTAATTACCCAAGGCCCGGGAGTTGCCGCTTTGCTGATTTCAGATTTAGCTTTACGAGCCTTTTGCGCTTGACAAGTCCGAATTGAAATATGCCTCTGATTCGGAATCGGCGACGGACACTTTCGCGCGGAGGGCATAAAAATACCAGAGCCAGAGCTCGGCTTGTTTttatagttttcttttttttatatttctgtaTTTATACCCTAACAAAGGGTATTATAGCTTTGTCGTAGCACTTAGATAGATTtcttgccaaaaaaaaaaatctcacagttttaaagctaGTTTCATTAGactttgtatgtatatgtatatatttctatgtatatatgtatatctatatataaaaaaatttatgtaaatgtttttttttttttttttatttttatttttttatgtacgTTTACTAAATATCTtctataataattttgttagtgTATTTAAGCTTCGGCATACCTTGCATTCTGTTCTTCCTTAtgcggtttttttttgttcttttttttttgggcaaaaggcattttgtgttttgctttgtttaacTGGCTGATTGGAGTTTTTTGAAGAGCCTCAGATTCACACAAGTCCGCGAAAAGTTAAAAGATTTTCAAATGCTGTAGCAGAATTCAATTTGCGGggttatatgtacatacatacatacatacataggtgtgtatttatatacacgCGCATATATACCAATtactgtgtatgtgtgtatactaGCTGATTTGTAGACCTAGGTCCGGTAGCACAACAAAAAGAGCGCGCGAGAGTGAGAGTGGGTGagtgtgagcgagagagacagagagaaagagagagagagagagtgataGCAAAGTGAGTTGCGCATACTAAATTGACAGCGACATTGGCGACTACACTGACGCTGgcgtcgacgtcaacgtcgcACGCTTAATGTAGGTTAGAAATCGAAACGAAAACTAAGCAGAGCGGCTGCTCTGCCATGAGTCATGGTCACGTATACGTATACCAGTTCCGTACTCTACACGGTTTTGTAGAAATGCCCGAAAGACGTcacgctgctgttgttgttgttgttgttgcgataAGGATGTCGAACACGTCATTCCCATGACGGTTGCAGGTCTATGCCTGTCGGCTGTAGAGTTCAATGTACAGGGCTGTGTCgcatgtatgaatgtgtgtgtgcgcgtataTGGAGGGGGGGCGACAAACCTGTTGCCGAAACCCAACAAGAAAACTATAATAAAAAGCTGCGACGCAgttaaatggcaacaacaaagcagaAATCACGCTGCgatcataaaaacaaaacgtgctaataaaaataaaaacaaagagaCAACAACACAACATTAAGGAAACTCTCTAGAAACAACTGTACTTAAAGGAAATGTCTCTAAGTGTCTGCGCTGCAATGGAATGTCAATAACTTGTGCAGAGTGTGGAGAGCAACGGCGAAATGGGGCCAAGGCAAACGACAGCAAAAACAGCGACATGACCACGACCTCTCTCTTCCTCTTGCCGAAAGTAGTAGTGGCGCGCGTTTAAAAACGCCCGCGGCGACTTCTGTTCTTTTGCCGCCAATTGCGTGtttgggctttttgttttggttctGCACATTCGTcaattatatatgtacgtgtgcttatgtgtgtgtgtgtgtctgtgtgtgtggtcgCAGTAAAAGGAAAAAGCTTTTGCTTTCCTTGTGCACGATGATCGCGTCATTTcaaataacaattttgttaCAGGCGTTTTTGAACGCACGAGTTTGCGCTGAGTTCAGTGTACCCGTTACCTTTAGTAGCGCGTGCGCGTTTGTCTGTGTTTCATCtttttgtatatgtgtatgtgcgtgtgtgtgtgtgtgtgtgtgcaagcaCAACAAATACAGATCGTACATCAAAAATGCGTTTAAATCTCGCAACGTCAATGGAAATAAATgcattatgtatgtatgtatgtacattatTTGTGAACCGCGACCGCTCCCTTTGCCAAAAGGAAGAAAATAAAGCAAGCGAGAACAGCGAAAACGATTTGTTGTCGCCGCCGCTCCCTTCTCGCCGATCCATTAATAAACCGAAATGCTGCATccgcctttgttgttgttgtttttggcttgCACGCATTATAAAAATGTCATTAACATGTCAACGGGTTGCAAAGTTCGCAATGTGCTTTTTTTGGTGCGAACTTGATATACTCTGAAAAAATATTGCGATAAATCTGATGGAGAATTAGCGATATGatgatatgtatatgtatgtaagcatgtatgtattgtatattTGGCTACATCTATAGAGAAAATGAGGCGAATTCACGCAAGCATTTCCGATTCATAgaagcagttgttgttgttgtggcgcATGCAAAAGTCCAGCGACAACAGCGGCGAATATTTAAAGGCCagccaaaaatttaaaacaaaaacaacaaaaactgagcAGCGAAGGCGTCGGcagcgacgcgacgcgacgaAGTCAATGATCGCctcgccgccgctgctgctgctgttgctgtcataATTAAACGcgacaaatacaaatacaatttgaagaaaagaaaaaagagcCGCCGTCGCCGACGTCGTCGCCAGGCCAGCGCCAGCcataaacacaacaacaacgagagacacaacaataaattcttcaattaacattttgtGCCAGGTAAAAAGAGGGAGCGAGAGCGGGCGGCATGGCGAAAATTactgcgcgcgtgtgtgtgtgagagagcaGGCATGCAAATAAAGAGAACTCGCagatagagagagcgagagagagtgagcgtgCCAGGATCATTTGCATTGAGGCGGCGCAAGGTGTCGTTAAACtgattaaaatgcatttgcatacacacacacacacacacatacacacgtaaCGAATATAAGTGTAGATGTGTGCGCAACAAGAACAAAGTTgatcttgttgttgcttaaaaAGTGGGCACGTCGCGCATATTTTAgcatgttattgttgtgcttGCATAGATTCCGTAACggcagaaaacaaaaaataaataaatttcagctCTTAACAGGGCGCtcgcacttgttgttgctgctgctgctgctgctgctgttctacatattgtttttgtagttGGAGCTACAGCCGCGTGCCAGGCAGCGTTAGTCATAGGTAACgccggcgtcggcgtcggcgtcgacgtcaGCGTCTGCGTCGAGCGGCATGCAGGCTAAGTAGCCAAGAAGACGACAACGCGTTGTGAGTGATCTATGAGCCAGCAAAGCGAAcggaacgaaacgaaacgaaacggtGCGCAGCAGCAAAGGGTCTTTCCCCAACCACCCGCCTACCCAATAAACCAATACGCAAATCGCGCGGCCAATTGGCAAATTGGCGCCACGAAAGGtgtttgcaacattttgctgGACATTGACGCGAGCGACCACCAAACGCGATTagtcacaacaacaatttgtttgtttgttgttgttgttgttggtgttggtgttgtctTATAGGTCTGTGcatttttgacaatttttcGCTCGCGTTTTTAGCCTGGCAGCGCAGTTTAAGCCCAGAACCCggccagagcagagcagagcccAAAAGGCAGCCCGAATACACGAAACACGAAACGCGGCGAACTGAAACGATCGCGAGCCGACAACAAACCCGAAGCTAACATTCGTGGTCTCGCCGTCTTCGTCACAGTCGCTGTCTGTGTCCGTGTCTCGTTCGCTGTGCaagcgaatgtgtgtgtgtgtgtgtgtgtgagcgctGTTTTGCCTGCTGAGCGCAGGTTTATCAAAAttcgattttcattttgtgcttTAATACAATTTGTGCCTTGCTGCCGTGTGGAAGTGGCAGGAGATGCTAACgcatagcaaaaaaaaacaaaagaatagAAGTAAAAATCTAAGTCGGAAAACAAGCAAAACGAGTGCAAGACGTgcggcaataaaaataaaatcaaccaAAAGTGgaaacttattaaaaataataaacaaactgCGTCTGCgttttgcctgctgcctgctgccgcCAGCCTGAACGCCtgttgtgcgtgcgtgtgtgtgtgtgtgagtgtgagtgtgtttatagcaaagaatcACGTAATTTAATCCGTGCGCGCAGCGGAGGAGTcgtaaaaagcaaataaaaacacaagcGTAGCAATTGAACAGCTTATGTTATCCCTAACCCCCTCGCAGCTCGAACAGCTCCTCCACATATGCTGttagttgcagttgcagttgcttcGCCTGTCGCTTGTTTGTTTGGTGTTTGTTTACGCGCCGTTTACCGCTACTCGTTTATGTTACCGTTACCACTTGCCTGACACGTGTGCGCCAGCGAGCAGGCACCGAACGGGGGCGGCGAGGCGTGGCACATAATATGCAAATCGTTCAGCAAAACCAAACGAAAAAAATGACACAAgtgtaaaatataaagaaacatgaaaagataaaaaaaaaaacaaggcaaaagtaaaaacaaaataacggactgaataaaaattaatttacatattGCGCGCACAACTAAAAAGttcagatacacacacacaacatacatacatatatatgtaattatatttatatatgtatgcaaacaaacatatacatataaagtgTAGTGTAATAATAAGCGGGAGTCAAGTGAAAAGTTGAGTCACCACgacaaaacttttttttatatgtatatatttatattatttatttttcgctCTTCTCTgtgcaatatgcaaataattaatacAAGTTATTaactaaaacattttaaagtgTTTCAAAAgcttaaaagaaatatataaaaaatttcaaaagcgGAAAAGTTAAAACTCATGTaatgtgaaaaataaaaaacaaaattgtatttttttacaataaaaacaaatcaaattaatcaaatcaattaccttaaattaacaatatttccaaaaattgcattattaaaagaaatttatttcGAGTTCGGGAATTTTCCTTAAGATTTCAGTAtatagcaaaataaaaaccctTTCGAATTTTCTTTCAGATAAAAGATACTCAAAAGGccattaaatatatagaacAAATTCCATAATCCAAAAACTGACCAAAAATagcataaaaattatataaataaaaaataattaaaaaaaaaaggaattgttgataaaaaaaaaagaattgaatATGCAAGAAAAGCACACAACAAGCTGAAAGCAGCTCACACAAAGATAAACTCAaccaaaaaaagaacaaaacaatataaaaaaaaaaaagaaaaaatcacacacttaaaaaaaaaaccttgtGATAAACGCTGATaatttgttgtgttgttgaTGATTGCCTTAAAAGCCATCAAAATGCAACACaacggcggcagcaacagcaatctgcagcagcaacaactgcagatgctgcaccaacaacaacaacaacaacagcagcatcagcaacatcagcagcaacacaatTTGCGCGATAATTATGCTGTTtgggccaacagcagcagcagcagcaacagcaacaacaacaacagcagcagcagcaacaatgcgttgcaattgcagcaacaacaacagcaacgcgCTGCCATGTGGATTGcagaaaacaataaacagcagcaacagcgccacagcaacagcaacagcaacaacaacaacaatatgacAACAGTCAATTATAATCAGCACTTgatgcagcagccgcagcaacaacaacaacaacagcagcaacaatacatGCAACAGGCTTACATCAGCTacacgcaacagcagcaacaactaacaccagcaacaacggcGCCTGTCAGCAGCTGCTACTATGCAACACTGGATGTGtatccacaacaacaacagcaacaacaacagcagcaacaacagcagttcGCGACGCCCGCGCAGCGCCTCAtgcaggagcagcaggcgCAACGCGCACATCTCAAATACGGGCGTCTGGatcaacggcaacaacaacaacaacaacaacaacaatgtcaaGTAAGTAAATGAACTGTGCAaaatttaatagaaaacaacaagtttgaaaaattatataatatttatttaaatttgatttaaatttcgaAAACGAATCAAATTCTTAACTTAACCAAATCAGTTGCTCATAAAAATGATCTCCtctatatatttcttaaataatagCCTGAAGTCAGGGTTGGGGCAAGTCAGATTCGAGGCACGGATTCGTGCGCTTGCAGCCCTGACTAGAACTTGGGTTGATTTGAGTAAAAACCTTCTTGACTTGCTTAgtaaaccaacaaaaaaaaataaacaaataataaaaataaataaaaactaacgAGAAAATtgacttaaaaataaaatgaaaataattaaattaaaataagcctgaagttaaaatatttaacaaattgctAAATAAACTTCCATTTCTAATTTTGATGCCGCTCGAAGCGagtcaaataatttttacctATATGAAATTATGAAAGAAAGTGAGAgtaaaatcataaatattagAAGAGCGTGACGGAATGATcctttgttgttattgtataaagcgattgtttgtttattttttaatcaaaaatatcaaacatttttaatacaacaCGGATAGCTCAAGTGCCAAGTCTGGCTGGGTCATCAGGCCTTGTCGTTGACAACGGGATCAAAACCGGTCACGTGGTAAACGTCGGGAAACCCCGGGGCGTCGCCTCTGTCGTAGTTGGGGAAAGTCCTTAAACGATTTTCTCTTGAGCCGCCTGACTACACACCTCCCCACGAGGTCTCTGTCGGTGCAGGCGTTCGTCGTCCCGGTTGGCGAATGCTACGACATGCTCGCCATACGAAGGTCTTTGTGCAAGGCAGCTCCAGTCATCGGAAGTGTCTGAATCCGTCTTCGATTTGTCCAAGAGGCAATGCCCCAGAGCTGGTTGGCCAGTTGGCCTAAGCCTCTTGTCCAGTACAATTCCAAGGTACTTGTCGCATCTGCCTAGATGAAGGGGCAGGAGCAGGAGGCTTGCCACGCCTCAGAGTATAGTTGAGCGCCTGGCGCTTCGAGTCATCCGACTTGGTGTTTCACCTGCGTGCCCAGCTCTCAATAAGGTGAATGTATTCCTGGTACCTGCAGAgaattattgttaattatttgttaattacgGCAATAACGCATATCTTTGGTGTCTGAAATTTGGGACTTCGTTTCAAATCGCCAGGCTACAAATGCTTAAGTTGTTGTCAAAGTGAATTCGagatgagagagagagaggagagagagagagagagagagagagagagagagagaggggagtgAAACAGTGATATAGTCTACTAATTTGTGTTGCGTATACGCGGCGTTGACATCCTCAGCTTTGTCCATGGAAATTGatttcttataccctgtaaatgtatttctctgtttaagaAGGAGCTGCAAACGatacatatattattgatcatgAGCTGAGTCTATATCCATTTGTCAAATTTGGGATACTATCATAAGCTGAATACATTGATGAATTTTCGagatcgataaatattgatttgcTGATAGCATTTATTCAAGCTTAacttaaaagaatataaagGATTGATTATTTTACTTGGAATGGGTTTCACAGATTTTTCTTATGAGAGTCCACATAGAAGTTAGAAGTTAGTCAAAAGTGAGATATACTCAAATTGAAGCTGGGGAAGGGAGAAGAAAGAAGAAGGCTGCAGCTGTCCATAGACGCATATGCTTTATAACGTATGTTATACCaatgtacagggtattcagCAGTCTGTCATTCAagtgtattattttatttttgttgctgtgtaaatgaataaatttgtatttcgtTTGAGGCAAATTATGTCATGTTATATTTTGAACTAGCGCAGGGAAAGCCAAGGAAAATTTGAAGGCAAATGTCAAATGTTGCGTGTTTTCACTTTCGATTTTCATCGACAATAACAAAACTTGCCGGCCGTTGctcgattttatttatttattttctctgtttctttcttttttgtggGTGGCTTATGAAATTCCACGAAACAATTTGGGGAACTTGGCTTGGTTTGTTGAACTCTGTCAAAGGTTGAGCCTGGTGCAAGGTGCAAGGTGTTGGGAGTAGGGCCACGGGATGGCGTGTGGGCCAGGCTGCTGACTAACTGTAATTGAGTTGTTcacatttttggccaattcGATGCGCATTTGGCAGCGGAAATTGCAAGTGCGGCCAAACGGTTCAAGAAATTGAGGCCAGCGGCACATCTGGCTGCTCTGCTGGATAAAAGTGCAACAGCAGTGAAAGATTTACACGCCTCACTGGCAATGCCAGCTcaaagtgttgttgttgctgctgctgtgtctgCTGTGGCTCGTGTGGGGATTATTTTGTGACGCGTCATGGCGCCGAATTCCAAGAAAGAGGCGCAGCATTCCGCGCTGCCAGCAACCACTTCGAGAAGTGCGAAAAATGCCAAGGCACAAAGATAAGTTAAAGGCGAAATAAAAACGCAACAGCTAGAAGTGCACTAGTTGTGACTGCCCAGctaacagataccctgtagcttcttgctcaaaataataaattagaatatgccaaaaaatcaatattcaaGATAGAAAATTTGATCGTAAACCTGCGGATAATGCCTTAAAATTGTAGCTGACAATCGATTCTTACTTATTGATAAATTTGATATACGCAGCTCTGCGGGACATgcttaaaaatgtttgctgagaatttggaatttttggTTGTTCTTCTTAAAATGTATGTATTGGTTGTTCTTCTGTAAAATGAGCTATCGATAATTGggtttaaaattatatatttttctatgtataaatgttaaattgaCACTTTTACAGTCTCTTCTTCGGCGTGTCACATGCTTTAGCCGCAAATCAATATGCTCTTATAGCATTCACCAATTTGCAGGGTATTTCTTAGTAAAGAAATCAAGAAACCATCGCTGGTGCATGACGTGGACCGTTCGGCGATGTGACTGCTCCTTGCTTTGAGCacatgttgttcttgttgttgtttcttccttttctctttttgcttttgcttaaaatatgcTGGGGATTTCCAACGGTTGCCACTCTCTTGCGCTTGCAGCAGCGCTCTCGCTCTCAGAGCTCAATTTGACGCGCTCTTTCACTCAAGCTCGCTTGCGTTCGTcaaactctctctctctctctctccctctgtctctctctcgctcgtaCTTTGAGCGCTTTTTGGCCAAGTGCGAAACTTGTTTCGAAGTCAAGTTTTAGCGCAGCGCCTGCGGCTGCTGCCTGCTCCTACGCCAGCTACCCCGCACTGCCCCCACTGCTTGTAGGGGCGGGAGGAGGTTAAGTAAGCGCATGAATTCTGGCTAAATTGCGTATGAGTCATCAGCGTAGTGTGGCGTGGCGTGTCGTAGTTGTAGCCACATTCGTTTCATTCATTTAATGCTATgccttttttcttcttcttcttttagcCGTATGAATGAATTTCTGTGCTGTTATCGCAGCTACTTAaagttgactttttttttttttgccattattattgttgttgataggccctcaaatatttgcattggcAACAACAGTCATGCATACCTCAACACTCATCGCATGCTCTATATAAGAAAGTTAAAAAACTGCATGTCATTTCGCAAAATGATTTTTGCTCTTAAGAGACAGCAGCTGCTCTGGTTCTCCACAGATTTGCAGAGTAAAGACTTTGACTATAGAGACGCATTAAACTCAGTATCTATTGTAAGTAGGCCTATAAAATTTGATATGTGAACTCTCAtaagaaattgttttgaaattTAGAACTAATCAAACCGCAGTCGGTCGTGCAGCAAAAGTATCTTTGTCTTTATAAACTCATTAAACTTTGGATATATGAAAACTGGATGTTAAGAGTTTTGTATGTTggctttttataaatatatatgtaatcaGAGAAATAAGTAAAGATAGAAATTAATtagcatatataaaaaaaaaacaagttaaagGCAACTGAACTGAAGCTATGCAACTTGGTTTTTGAGTtcttaaatgaaaattgtttgtatTGAATTAAAAGTCGTAGCTGGCAATCAGCAAAATGAGCTtagtaaacattttaattacatctggtcatttattaatattaagttaATTGCCGAAAAGAACAGAAATTTGTTACGTTGAATTTAGTAAACATAAAAGTTCTGGTTATCATGCTTGCGGCGCATCCGCTTCGTTTATAGTTTATCGGGCACCTCGAGACTGGCTAGAATGACAGTAATGTCATCGGGCTTGCCGCCAATGCCATAGTCCACATTGTTGGCCCTGGCCTTGAGCGCGAAGGGGGACTGAAAAGTGGGGCTCACTGATAGGGTCTTGGCCAGATCCACCAAACGATTGGCGGCCTGCTGCAGATACTCGGCACGAGTCTCGCCCTGCAGCGCTCGCAACTGATTGATCAGCATGCTCTCGGGCACATTGTCGAAGAGGCCGTCCGTGGCCAGCAGTACAAGATCGCCCGGCTGTAGTGGCAAATGTGTGGAGACCGCCTGTTCGGGCGAATCCCGGAGCACACAATCCATAGCCGGATGCGGCGGCACTGTTAGCTGATACGGCGTATTGAAGCAATGGAGCTGCTCATCGGAGCGATGCAGCACTCGGCCATTGCGCAGCACCAGAAATCCGCTGTCGCCCAGATTGGCCGAGTGAAGAGTGCAGTCGGGCCGGTGCAAGGTCACCAAGCAGGcggtgctgctgccgcataCATTACATGGCCGCttatttttcagcctgtcgtAGCTATCGATGAGTAGCTGGCGCGGATTGAGACCATCGTATTCGGCCTGTTCGGCGAACTCGGAACAATGGCTCATCAGCTCTCGGGCAAAGACTCCTGCGTCTATGCCCAATTTACGCCAGCCGCCCACGCCATCGGCCACGCCCATTGTCTCAGCCTTTGGCGTGCTGCTGACAAACCAGCTATCCTCACCATAGCGGTTATCACCGATCAAACGCAACTGCAGATCGGTAAGCGGTTCCTTGGAGCTACCCTGTATGGCCTTGATCAGGCGGGGTACACCCTTTGCGCTCGCTGTGGAGCTCAGCAGGCGACACTGGGCGAATGCACAGTTCAGCACATGCGAGGTGCGATTGGAAAGGGTACGCACCGTAAAGAACATTCTATAATTTTGGGGGCGAAATTTTATAAGCAAAAAAGAGTGTTTTTCGAATCGAATTTCAAACAGGAACTTGGAATTTCGAGTTTTCGAATCTGGCATAAAATAGTTTAACAGCTATCCATCGGGCATTACGATCTGAACTTGATTCGACTTAGATCCTCAATTATTATTCGGCCATTGGTTAGGTTCTAGGCTCAGTCAAAACGAAAGTTTCTACACAGCGCGAAAAGTTGAAcaaaaatttcttaaaatcATA from Drosophila virilis strain 15010-1051.87 chromosome 2, Dvir_AGI_RSII-ME, whole genome shotgun sequence carries:
- the LOC138910904 gene encoding transcription factor kayak, isoforms D/sro-like, coding for MIALKAIKMQHNGGSNSNLQQQQLQMLHQQQQQQQQHQQHQQQHNLRDNYAVWANSSSSSNSNNNNSSSSNNALQLQQQQQQRAAMWIAENNKQQQQRHSNSNSNNNNNMTTVNYNQHLMQQPQQQQQQQQQQYMQQAYISYTQQQQQLTPATTAPVSSCYYATLDVYPQQQQQQQQQQQQQFATPAQRLMQEQQAQRAHLKYGRLDQRQQQQQQQQQCQVSKSKGYCKSITANALCHMAQFQFQLHGRNR
- the fig gene encoding protein phosphatase PTC7 homolog fig: MPDSKTRNSKFLFEIRFEKHSFLLIKFRPQNYRMFFTVRTLSNRTSHVLNCAFAQCRLLSSTASAKGVPRLIKAIQGSSKEPLTDLQLRLIGDNRYGEDSWFVSSTPKAETMGVADGVGGWRKLGIDAGVFARELMSHCSEFAEQAEYDGLNPRQLLIDSYDRLKNKRPCNVCGSSTACLVTLHRPDCTLHSANLGDSGFLVLRNGRVLHRSDEQLHCFNTPYQLTVPPHPAMDCVLRDSPEQAVSTHLPLQPGDLVLLATDGLFDNVPESMLINQLRALQGETRAEYLQQAANRLVDLAKTLSVSPTFQSPFALKARANNVDYGIGGKPDDITVILASLEVPDKL